In one Bacteroidota bacterium genomic region, the following are encoded:
- a CDS encoding ATP-binding protein has protein sequence MRYLNKIILINSATIKYSEIFTGGNVHLIGTQGVGKSTILRAILFFYNADSQKLGIKPGQKNFSEYYFPYQNSYIIYEIVKETGVYSILCYKSQGKVCFRFFEGEYNKDYFIKDNYAFESWEQISNQLNQSKIYYSRKIDRYEEYRDILYGNSEGKSELKKFALMESKQYQNIPRTIQNVLLNSELKAEFIKQTIIRSLEDEDIVISLEDYQHHLTGFESQLSDIRKWTEKNKNGEIPVKTQSEKIIQLRSAIKFLEREKITLAKQLAWALNSIEKNTPKIKKKLETLELKEVQIKAKLTELDGKFESKKENIQNDISVFDNKIKEAETKAQEYKKINIEAIIEAVTKKDTLLVEQGNLNKEKGILTSKYAEITQKYSMLLTELQNQLKSIETDCEKQKLTLQSNFLSFKENTTNQYVDIIKEIRNNSLLALDTARNHVNEKKDQSQELLIKKAEINHKRFYENEIEQLKTTLQKFKNDKINAESQAKFNNEQIKTFQTQWETEENGKKESHNLKLEKLNNSVLNIQNEVKSIETKIMKARIHFMAG, from the coding sequence AGCGCCACAATTAAATATTCAGAAATATTTACAGGCGGTAACGTGCATTTAATAGGAACACAAGGTGTAGGTAAGAGTACTATTTTAAGAGCCATCCTGTTTTTTTATAATGCCGATAGCCAAAAGCTAGGAATAAAGCCCGGCCAAAAAAATTTTTCTGAATACTATTTTCCCTATCAAAATTCTTATATCATATATGAAATAGTTAAGGAAACTGGAGTTTATTCTATTCTCTGTTACAAATCTCAGGGTAAGGTTTGCTTTAGATTTTTTGAAGGTGAGTACAACAAGGACTATTTTATAAAAGATAACTATGCTTTTGAATCATGGGAGCAGATAAGCAATCAGCTTAATCAAAGCAAAATATATTATTCGCGAAAGATTGACCGTTATGAAGAATACCGGGATATATTATATGGTAATAGTGAAGGAAAAAGCGAACTTAAAAAGTTTGCATTAATGGAAAGCAAGCAATATCAAAATATTCCTCGTACAATTCAAAATGTACTTTTAAACTCTGAACTCAAGGCGGAATTTATAAAGCAAACGATTATCCGATCTTTAGAAGATGAAGATATTGTTATAAGTTTAGAGGATTATCAGCATCATCTTACCGGATTTGAAAGTCAACTTTCAGATATAAGAAAATGGACAGAGAAAAACAAAAACGGAGAAATACCGGTAAAAACTCAATCTGAAAAAATTATTCAGTTAAGATCTGCCATTAAATTTTTAGAAAGAGAGAAAATAACACTGGCCAAGCAATTGGCTTGGGCTTTAAATTCGATTGAAAAGAACACCCCTAAAATTAAGAAAAAATTAGAAACCCTGGAATTAAAGGAAGTACAAATAAAAGCCAAGTTAACTGAACTTGATGGTAAATTTGAGTCCAAAAAAGAAAATATACAGAATGATATCAGTGTGTTTGATAATAAAATAAAGGAAGCAGAAACAAAAGCGCAGGAATATAAAAAAATAAACATCGAAGCTATAATTGAAGCCGTTACTAAAAAGGACACCTTATTGGTTGAACAAGGAAATCTTAATAAGGAAAAAGGAATATTGACTTCTAAGTACGCAGAAATAACTCAAAAATATTCGATGTTGTTAACTGAGCTTCAAAATCAGTTAAAAAGTATAGAAACAGATTGTGAAAAGCAGAAATTGACACTACAATCCAATTTTCTTTCCTTTAAGGAAAACACAACTAATCAATATGTTGATATCATTAAAGAAATCCGGAACAATAGTTTGTTGGCGTTGGACACCGCTAGAAATCATGTTAACGAGAAGAAGGATCAATCTCAAGAACTTCTAATAAAAAAGGCCGAAATTAATCATAAGCGGTTTTATGAAAATGAAATAGAGCAATTAAAAACAACTCTTCAAAAATTTAAAAATGATAAGATAAATGCCGAAAGCCAAGCTAAATTCAACAATGAACAAATAAAAACATTTCAAACGCAATGGGAGACTGAAGAAAACGGAAAAAAAGAAAGCCATAATCTAAAATTGGAAAAATTGAACAATTCTGTATTAAATATACAGAACGAAGTGAAGTCGATTGAAACAAAAATCATGAAAGCAAGGATTCATTTTATGGCTGGCTAA